Proteins encoded by one window of Rhodamnia argentea isolate NSW1041297 chromosome 6, ASM2092103v1, whole genome shotgun sequence:
- the LOC115732650 gene encoding uncharacterized protein LOC115732650 isoform X1 — protein sequence MDRFAFDDRPGEQRIMSDAPPAHYIVKIEAFSSLSKNSVGKYESGVFQAGGYKWKLVLYPNGNTSKNVKEHVSLYLSTAETSSFPPGWEVHASVRFFLLDQDKDSYMIIQDDMRKEWRFHGMKIERGFDQFIPLKTLNDARNGYLVDDTCVFGAEVFVTRERSTGKGENLSMVKDRVVQKCSWKIDNFSKLDKEFSESKVFIAGNQKWKLRLYPKGKGTGLGTSISLYVVLADAYTLPPGAKVLADFSVRIVDQLQGRNFIAKANHWFSASSQESGWAEFISHATFYYPKTGTLWYDTCLVEVEVAVLGMVNAL from the exons ATGGATAGATTTGCATTTGATGATCGACCGG GAGAACAGAGAATCATGTCAGATGCTCCACCAGCTCACTACATAGTCAAGATAGAGGCATTCTCATCGCTCTCGAAGAACTCTGTGGGCAAGTATGAGTCCGGGGTCTTCCAAGCTGGAGGCTACAAATG GAAGCTGGTTCTTTACCCCAATGGGAACACGAGCAAGAATGTGAAAGAGCATGTCTCGCTTTACCTGTCAACGGCGGAAACAAGCTCGTTTCCCCCAGGTTGGGAAGTTCATGCTTCAGTTAGATTCTTTCTGCTTGACCAGGACAAAGACAGTTACATGATAATCCAAG ATGACATGAGAAAGGAATGGCGCTTTCATGGGATGAAGATCGAACGCGGCTTCGACCAATTCATTCCTCTGAAGACACTCAACGACGCGCGGAACGGATATCTCGTGGACGATACTTGTGTGTTCGGCGCGGAGGTTTTCGTTACGAGGGAAAGGAGCACTGGCAAAGGAGAGAATCTGTCAATGGTAAAGGACAGAGTCGTTCAAAAGTGCAGCTGGAAGATCGACAACTTCTCCAAATTGGACAAGGAATTCTCCGAGTCGAAAGTATTCATAGCCGGAAACCAGAAATG GAAACTTCGGCTCTATCCGAAAGGAAAGGGAACCGGCCTCGGGACTTCCATCTCTCTATATGTAGTTTTAGCCGACGCATACACCCTTCCTCCCGGTGCTAAAGTACTCGCAGACTTCTCGGTGCGCATCGTGGATCAGCTTCAAGGAAGGAATTTCATTGCAAAGG CTAATCACTGGTTCAGCGCCTCGAGCCAGGAGTCCGGTTGGGCGGAATTCATTTCGCACGCCACCTTCTATTATCCCAAAACAGGCACTTTGTGGTACGACACTTGCTTGGTTGAGGTCGAGGTCGCTGTCCTGGGCATGGTGAATGCCCTGTGA
- the LOC115732650 gene encoding uncharacterized protein LOC115732650 isoform X2, with protein sequence MANPAFDDLQGEQRIMSDAPPAHYIVKIEAFSSLSKNSVGKYESGVFQAGGYKWKLVLYPNGNTSKNVKEHVSLYLSTAETSSFPPGWEVHASVRFFLLDQDKDSYMIIQDDMRKEWRFHGMKIERGFDQFIPLKTLNDARNGYLVDDTCVFGAEVFVTRERSTGKGENLSMVKDRVVQKCSWKIDNFSKLDKEFSESKVFIAGNQKWKLRLYPKGKGTGLGTSISLYVVLADAYTLPPGAKVLADFSVRIVDQLQGRNFIAKANHWFSASSQESGWAEFISHATFYYPKTGTLWYDTCLVEVEVAVLGMVNAL encoded by the exons GAGAACAGAGAATCATGTCAGATGCTCCACCAGCTCACTACATAGTCAAGATAGAGGCATTCTCATCGCTCTCGAAGAACTCTGTGGGCAAGTATGAGTCCGGGGTCTTCCAAGCTGGAGGCTACAAATG GAAGCTGGTTCTTTACCCCAATGGGAACACGAGCAAGAATGTGAAAGAGCATGTCTCGCTTTACCTGTCAACGGCGGAAACAAGCTCGTTTCCCCCAGGTTGGGAAGTTCATGCTTCAGTTAGATTCTTTCTGCTTGACCAGGACAAAGACAGTTACATGATAATCCAAG ATGACATGAGAAAGGAATGGCGCTTTCATGGGATGAAGATCGAACGCGGCTTCGACCAATTCATTCCTCTGAAGACACTCAACGACGCGCGGAACGGATATCTCGTGGACGATACTTGTGTGTTCGGCGCGGAGGTTTTCGTTACGAGGGAAAGGAGCACTGGCAAAGGAGAGAATCTGTCAATGGTAAAGGACAGAGTCGTTCAAAAGTGCAGCTGGAAGATCGACAACTTCTCCAAATTGGACAAGGAATTCTCCGAGTCGAAAGTATTCATAGCCGGAAACCAGAAATG GAAACTTCGGCTCTATCCGAAAGGAAAGGGAACCGGCCTCGGGACTTCCATCTCTCTATATGTAGTTTTAGCCGACGCATACACCCTTCCTCCCGGTGCTAAAGTACTCGCAGACTTCTCGGTGCGCATCGTGGATCAGCTTCAAGGAAGGAATTTCATTGCAAAGG CTAATCACTGGTTCAGCGCCTCGAGCCAGGAGTCCGGTTGGGCGGAATTCATTTCGCACGCCACCTTCTATTATCCCAAAACAGGCACTTTGTGGTACGACACTTGCTTGGTTGAGGTCGAGGTCGCTGTCCTGGGCATGGTGAATGCCCTGTGA
- the LOC115732650 gene encoding uncharacterized protein LOC115732650 isoform X4 produces MSDAPPAHYIVKIEAFSSLSKNSVGKYESGVFQAGGYKWKLVLYPNGNTSKNVKEHVSLYLSTAETSSFPPGWEVHASVRFFLLDQDKDSYMIIQDDMRKEWRFHGMKIERGFDQFIPLKTLNDARNGYLVDDTCVFGAEVFVTRERSTGKGENLSMVKDRVVQKCSWKIDNFSKLDKEFSESKVFIAGNQKWKLRLYPKGKGTGLGTSISLYVVLADAYTLPPGAKVLADFSVRIVDQLQGRNFIAKANHWFSASSQESGWAEFISHATFYYPKTGTLWYDTCLVEVEVAVLGMVNAL; encoded by the exons ATGTCAGATGCTCCACCAGCTCACTACATAGTCAAGATAGAGGCATTCTCATCGCTCTCGAAGAACTCTGTGGGCAAGTATGAGTCCGGGGTCTTCCAAGCTGGAGGCTACAAATG GAAGCTGGTTCTTTACCCCAATGGGAACACGAGCAAGAATGTGAAAGAGCATGTCTCGCTTTACCTGTCAACGGCGGAAACAAGCTCGTTTCCCCCAGGTTGGGAAGTTCATGCTTCAGTTAGATTCTTTCTGCTTGACCAGGACAAAGACAGTTACATGATAATCCAAG ATGACATGAGAAAGGAATGGCGCTTTCATGGGATGAAGATCGAACGCGGCTTCGACCAATTCATTCCTCTGAAGACACTCAACGACGCGCGGAACGGATATCTCGTGGACGATACTTGTGTGTTCGGCGCGGAGGTTTTCGTTACGAGGGAAAGGAGCACTGGCAAAGGAGAGAATCTGTCAATGGTAAAGGACAGAGTCGTTCAAAAGTGCAGCTGGAAGATCGACAACTTCTCCAAATTGGACAAGGAATTCTCCGAGTCGAAAGTATTCATAGCCGGAAACCAGAAATG GAAACTTCGGCTCTATCCGAAAGGAAAGGGAACCGGCCTCGGGACTTCCATCTCTCTATATGTAGTTTTAGCCGACGCATACACCCTTCCTCCCGGTGCTAAAGTACTCGCAGACTTCTCGGTGCGCATCGTGGATCAGCTTCAAGGAAGGAATTTCATTGCAAAGG CTAATCACTGGTTCAGCGCCTCGAGCCAGGAGTCCGGTTGGGCGGAATTCATTTCGCACGCCACCTTCTATTATCCCAAAACAGGCACTTTGTGGTACGACACTTGCTTGGTTGAGGTCGAGGTCGCTGTCCTGGGCATGGTGAATGCCCTGTGA